The following coding sequences lie in one Myxococcota bacterium genomic window:
- a CDS encoding helix-turn-helix domain-containing protein: MKWSEVGTQVCSLARSLSVVGDPWTLLFLREAFTGTTRFEDFLSGTGASRAIATERLGDLVAHGVLERREYLEAPRRYEYLLTPMGRDLLPVILTLVQWGDAWLSDGDPAPARLTHATCGASDGYELRCKSCDEPVGTDVRVDYRPGAWATGRKTTKKRLRPRERDAR; this comes from the coding sequence ATGAAATGGAGCGAAGTCGGGACCCAGGTGTGTTCGCTGGCGCGGAGTCTCTCCGTCGTCGGGGATCCGTGGACCCTGCTCTTCCTGCGCGAAGCGTTCACCGGAACCACCCGGTTCGAGGATTTCCTGTCGGGAACCGGCGCCAGCCGGGCGATCGCCACCGAGCGCCTGGGCGACCTCGTCGCTCACGGTGTCCTCGAGCGCCGCGAGTACCTCGAAGCACCGCGACGCTACGAGTACCTCCTGACGCCGATGGGACGCGACCTCCTGCCGGTGATTCTGACGCTGGTGCAGTGGGGGGACGCATGGCTGAGCGACGGCGACCCGGCTCCCGCGCGCCTCACCCATGCGACCTGCGGTGCGTCGGACGGCTACGAGCTGCGCTGCAAGTCCTGCGACGAACCGGTCGGCACCGACGTCCGCGTCGACTACCGGCCCGGCGCCTGGGCGACCGGACGCAAGACGACGAAGAAGCGCCTGCGTCCCCGCGAGCGCGACGCGCGCTAG
- a CDS encoding glutathione S-transferase family protein, translating into MLKVIGALLSPWVRRVVVTLEEKGIAYEHDGFFPTGELPEDFKRKSPLGLVPVLETDEGPIADSEAIVQYLEARFPEVPLLPKEPYALARTTWFSAFAAAVFRHEGTLFYQLALRGHLMKQEPDMVAVEVARKAVPPLLRYLDGELSGKTYLVGDTFSLGDLTVASVLLNYLHTGERIDASEYPALRAFLDRVFARPTFARRIEADLSMLSGLSTASVPD; encoded by the coding sequence ATGCTGAAAGTCATCGGCGCCCTGCTCTCGCCCTGGGTGCGGCGGGTGGTGGTCACGCTCGAGGAGAAGGGCATCGCCTACGAGCACGACGGGTTCTTCCCGACGGGCGAGCTTCCCGAGGACTTCAAGCGGAAGAGCCCGCTCGGGCTCGTGCCCGTCCTCGAGACCGACGAGGGCCCGATCGCCGACTCGGAGGCGATCGTCCAGTACCTGGAAGCGCGCTTTCCGGAAGTGCCGCTCCTCCCGAAGGAGCCCTACGCCCTGGCGCGGACCACCTGGTTCTCGGCGTTCGCAGCGGCCGTGTTCCGCCACGAGGGAACCCTCTTCTATCAGCTCGCCCTGCGCGGACACCTGATGAAGCAAGAGCCCGACATGGTCGCCGTCGAAGTGGCCCGGAAGGCGGTGCCGCCGCTGCTCCGCTACCTGGACGGCGAGCTCTCGGGGAAGACCTACCTGGTCGGCGACACGTTCTCGCTGGGCGACCTGACCGTCGCGAGCGTGCTGCTCAACTACCTGCACACCGGCGAGCGCATCGATGCCAGCGAGTACCCGGCCCTGCGCGCCTTCCTCGACCGCGTGTTCGCGCGCCCCACCTTCGCGCGCCGCATCGAAGCCGATCTCTCGATGCTCTCCGGGCTCTCGACCGCCAGCGTGCCGGACTAG
- a CDS encoding integrin alpha, which translates to MGANLSDTTAINAGSAFVFYGDSSVFVDDSTQLDSDQASSSFGFSVASAGDVNGDGFADVIVGAQSYDAGPGNDNEGRAFLFHGSSPKIPNGSVGAADTTFSSGQATSSFGASVAAAGDVNGDGFPDVVIGSPRYDNGETDEGVAFVYLGSATGIASGDVSTAAAWIESDQAGAELGWAVASAGDVNHDGFADLVVGAPEYDAGQTDEGAAFVVLSGPEFGRPALPRQYQAGGGDEIPPWGLSNLNGFDVTLPATHPAGRGLVKLEVEWCPPGAPFGNVVCGSQVSTNWTDVTATATGVTLTETLLGLSADTLYRWRARVLHAPFSGDAPGITQKANPPHGPWRRPQAQAREADLRVLPEPGAVSLLAAGAGWLGILHRWRRRSGSEPQPGAGNM; encoded by the coding sequence GTGGGGGCGAACCTCTCCGATACCACCGCCATCAACGCGGGCTCCGCGTTCGTCTTCTACGGAGACAGCAGCGTGTTCGTCGACGACTCGACACAACTGGACAGTGACCAGGCGTCGTCCTCGTTCGGCTTCAGCGTGGCCTCGGCCGGAGACGTGAACGGCGACGGTTTCGCGGACGTGATCGTCGGCGCGCAGTCCTACGACGCCGGTCCAGGGAACGACAACGAGGGGCGCGCCTTCCTGTTCCACGGGAGCAGCCCCAAGATCCCGAATGGGTCCGTCGGTGCGGCAGACACGACGTTCTCGTCAGGGCAGGCGACGTCCAGCTTCGGGGCCAGCGTGGCTGCGGCCGGCGACGTCAACGGAGATGGCTTCCCCGACGTGGTGATCGGCTCACCGCGCTACGACAACGGTGAGACCGACGAGGGCGTGGCGTTCGTCTACCTCGGGAGCGCCACGGGGATCGCGAGTGGTGACGTTTCGACCGCGGCCGCGTGGATCGAGAGCGACCAGGCGGGCGCCGAACTCGGCTGGGCGGTCGCGTCCGCAGGTGACGTGAACCACGACGGCTTCGCCGACCTCGTGGTCGGCGCTCCCGAATACGACGCGGGCCAGACGGACGAGGGCGCCGCCTTCGTCGTCTTGTCCGGGCCCGAGTTCGGACGGCCGGCGTTGCCTCGGCAGTACCAGGCCGGCGGCGGCGACGAAATCCCGCCGTGGGGCCTTTCGAACCTCAACGGCTTCGACGTCACACTCCCGGCGACGCATCCGGCCGGTCGCGGGCTCGTGAAGCTCGAGGTCGAGTGGTGTCCGCCAGGCGCGCCCTTCGGGAACGTCGTGTGTGGCAGCCAGGTCTCCACGAACTGGACCGACGTCACCGCGACGGCGACCGGTGTCACCCTCACCGAGACGCTCCTGGGGTTGAGCGCCGACACGCTCTACCGCTGGCGGGCCCGGGTGTTGCACGCGCCGTTCTCGGGCGATGCCCCGGGGATCACCCAGAAGGCGAACCCGCCGCACGGGCCGTGGCGTCGGCCGCAGGCTCAGGCCCGGGAGGCCGACCTCCGGGTGCTTCCGGAACCGGGGGCGGTGTCGCTGCTCGCCGCGGGTGCCGGTTGGCTGGGGATTCTCCACCGCTGGCGGCGCCGCAGCGGAAGCGAACCGCAACCCGGAGCCGGCAACATGTAA
- a CDS encoding SDR family NAD(P)-dependent oxidoreductase, which produces MESAIVAGVGALEGVGAAASRRFAREGLHVFVAGRTLTKLEAVAKQIEADGGVATPVVTDCTLPADVTGLFDRVEADASAPPKLVVYNAGNNFPKDLLEMTPDEFEASWRVCGFGAFLAGQEAARRMPANDGGTLIFTGATASMRSRPPFIAFASAKAAERAVAHGLARQFGAQGLHVAHLIIDGVILGDQVKSRFPGAVEHLGEDGMLSTDAIADAMWMLHGQDRTTWTLELDLRPYKETF; this is translated from the coding sequence ATGGAAAGCGCAATCGTCGCAGGGGTCGGCGCACTGGAAGGCGTGGGGGCGGCAGCATCGCGCCGCTTCGCGCGCGAAGGGCTCCACGTATTCGTCGCGGGTCGGACGCTCACGAAGCTCGAGGCGGTCGCCAAGCAGATCGAAGCCGACGGTGGCGTGGCCACGCCGGTCGTCACCGACTGCACCTTGCCGGCCGACGTCACGGGCCTCTTCGACCGGGTCGAGGCCGACGCCAGCGCCCCTCCGAAGCTGGTCGTCTACAACGCTGGGAACAACTTCCCGAAGGACCTGCTCGAGATGACCCCCGACGAGTTCGAGGCGTCATGGCGGGTCTGCGGTTTCGGCGCATTTCTTGCGGGCCAGGAAGCGGCGCGCCGGATGCCGGCGAACGATGGGGGCACGCTGATCTTCACGGGGGCCACCGCCTCGATGCGCTCACGTCCGCCCTTCATCGCGTTCGCGTCGGCGAAGGCCGCGGAGCGAGCCGTGGCCCACGGGCTCGCCCGCCAGTTCGGTGCGCAGGGGCTCCACGTGGCGCACTTGATCATCGACGGCGTCATCCTGGGAGACCAGGTGAAGAGCCGCTTCCCCGGCGCGGTCGAACACCTCGGCGAGGACGGGATGCTCTCGACGGACGCCATTGCGGACGCGATGTGGATGCTCCACGGCCAGGACCGCACCACCTGGACCCTCGAACTGGACCTCCGTCCCTACAAAGAGACCTTCTAG